A single window of Desulfovibrio sp. G11 DNA harbors:
- the murJ gene encoding murein biosynthesis integral membrane protein MurJ has protein sequence MSKDYRQKDAAPSGGLARIAALLGGFALFSRLLGLVRDMGMAWLLGGGAAADALVAAMRLPHVLRRLLGEGSLSMTLTASLVRLQLGGDGGPGGAENAATGLLARALSLRLGIVLILFTLVALAAAPWLAKALAPGFSGAELERTVFLLRLCLPYVLAAGMAALGMALLHSMGIFWLPALSPALFNMVMLLAAGAAALGFFPPAPALAAGMLCGGIAQWLAQWLAVRRLLPGSFRNGPPGTPLNALGQAHGAGAERTRAVNRAAWRCLRLLPGGVLGAAAPQLAMLAAMALASGLGQGQVAALYYAERLLELPLGLVGVCLGMASLPALSRLAAEGNFSRFGQHLSAALRLTLMLSLPAAAGLAALGPQLVEGLLGHGAFDRQAAFETGLALLAYVPGLPAFACNRSLLAACNALGLVRHTAVSALWTVGGTLVAGLALVRMLGPEYSILAPALAVSCGLWLQCVLLLRLLGKRLREGDVCPPAGRRGFWPGLPLWLPGPQVMGRHVLAGGLTGFAANALLRLCAPWGLWPSLLAGIAGGVAVWALVLLVLRDPDLFLLAGRLRKKPRVPIVDGSA, from the coding sequence ATGAGCAAAGACTACCGGCAGAAAGATGCGGCCCCATCAGGCGGCCTTGCCCGCATTGCGGCCCTTTTGGGCGGCTTTGCTCTTTTTTCGCGTCTGCTCGGTCTTGTCCGTGATATGGGCATGGCCTGGCTTTTGGGCGGCGGCGCGGCAGCTGATGCGCTGGTGGCGGCCATGCGTCTGCCGCATGTGTTGCGGCGGCTGCTTGGCGAAGGCTCATTGTCAATGACGCTGACCGCCAGTCTTGTACGCTTGCAGCTTGGCGGGGACGGCGGACCGGGCGGGGCAGAAAACGCTGCCACGGGGCTTTTGGCCCGTGCTCTCTCCTTGCGGCTCGGCATTGTGCTGATCCTGTTTACCCTGGTGGCCCTTGCGGCAGCCCCCTGGCTTGCAAAAGCGCTGGCTCCGGGCTTCAGCGGTGCTGAACTGGAGCGCACGGTTTTTCTTTTACGGCTCTGCCTGCCATATGTGCTTGCGGCGGGCATGGCGGCGCTGGGCATGGCCCTGCTGCACAGCATGGGCATATTCTGGCTTCCGGCGCTTTCTCCGGCCCTGTTCAACATGGTTATGCTGCTGGCTGCAGGGGCTGCGGCCTTGGGGTTTTTTCCTCCTGCGCCAGCCCTTGCCGCGGGTATGCTGTGCGGAGGAATTGCGCAGTGGCTGGCGCAGTGGCTGGCCGTACGGCGCCTTTTGCCCGGAAGTTTCAGGAACGGGCCGCCGGGCACGCCACTGAACGCGCTTGGGCAGGCGCATGGTGCGGGTGCGGAACGCACGCGGGCGGTCAACAGGGCTGCCTGGCGCTGTCTGCGTCTTCTGCCCGGCGGGGTGCTTGGGGCTGCGGCTCCGCAGCTTGCCATGCTGGCGGCCATGGCGCTGGCCTCCGGTCTGGGGCAGGGGCAGGTGGCGGCGCTGTATTATGCCGAGCGTCTGCTGGAGCTGCCATTGGGGCTTGTGGGCGTCTGCCTGGGCATGGCCAGCCTGCCTGCTTTGAGCCGCCTGGCTGCTGAAGGTAATTTCAGCCGGTTCGGGCAGCATCTTTCGGCGGCTCTGCGCCTCACCCTTATGCTCAGCTTGCCCGCAGCCGCGGGCTTGGCGGCCTTGGGGCCGCAACTGGTAGAAGGTCTGCTGGGTCATGGGGCTTTTGACCGTCAGGCCGCGTTTGAAACCGGCCTGGCCCTGCTGGCCTATGTGCCAGGGCTGCCCGCCTTTGCCTGCAACCGTTCGTTGCTGGCGGCCTGCAACGCTCTGGGGCTTGTACGGCACACAGCCGTGAGCGCCCTCTGGACCGTGGGGGGGACCCTGGTCGCCGGACTGGCACTGGTACGCATGCTCGGGCCGGAGTATTCGATACTGGCCCCTGCTCTGGCGGTGAGCTGCGGTCTTTGGCTGCAATGTGTCCTGCTGTTGCGCCTGCTTGGCAAAAGGCTGCGGGAAGGCGACGTTTGCCCGCCCGCCGGGCGTAGAGGCTTCTGGCCCGGCCTGCCGCTCTGGCTGCCCGGCCCGCAGGTCATGGGGCGACACGTGCTTGCCGGAGGCCTGACCGGCTTTGCGGCCAATGCCCTGTTGCGCCTGTGTGCGCCGTGGGGCTTGTGGCCGTCTCTGCTGGCGGGCATTGCTGGCGGGGTTGCCGTATGGGCCTTGGTGCTGCTGGTCCTGCGCGATCCGGATCTGTTTCTTCTTGCCGGGCGCTTGCGCAAGAAGCCACGTGTCCCTATAGTTGATGGCAGTGCCTGA
- the queF gene encoding preQ(1) synthase gives MTTRSQDQTRDLKVLGTGRLTSPEGGPSVALLEAFPNCFPQRPYVISISFPEFTSLCPVTGQPDCGTITVEYIPDELCVESKSFKLYMFAFRNHQSFMETITNNVLEDLRALLNPCWCRVKGLFAPRGGTRIHVFAEAFKDGMPEEQSALVRETVRSWKSEPDPHRP, from the coding sequence ATGACCACTCGCAGCCAGGATCAGACCCGGGACCTCAAGGTTCTCGGCACAGGCCGCCTTACCTCCCCAGAAGGAGGCCCCAGCGTAGCCTTGCTGGAGGCTTTTCCCAACTGTTTTCCGCAACGGCCCTATGTTATCAGCATCAGCTTTCCCGAATTTACATCGCTCTGCCCGGTGACCGGTCAGCCCGACTGCGGGACTATAACCGTTGAATACATTCCGGACGAACTGTGCGTGGAATCCAAAAGTTTCAAGCTGTATATGTTTGCTTTTCGCAATCATCAGTCTTTTATGGAGACCATCACCAACAACGTGCTGGAAGACCTGCGAGCACTGCTCAATCCCTGCTGGTGCCGGGTCAAGGGCCTGTTCGCGCCGCGTGGCGGCACGCGCATCCATGTTTTTGCCGAGGCCTTCAAGGACGGCATGCCCGAAGAACAGAGCGCTCTTGTGCGTGAAACCGTTCGTTCCTGGAAGTCCGAACCGGACCCGCACCGGCCGTAA